gtgggtgggtgggtgggtggggggTATAAACCCCTTATAAAAACCTACCTAGTAATCCAACTCTAAATCATCCAAACAAACTTGAATAATCTTGAAATCTTAGGAATTAAAGATGTCTTCTTTTACTTCTAAATTAGTACTAGCTCTTATAGTTAGTGCTTTTGCTGTTGCAATTGCGGGCACTTTTGATGACAATTTTGAAATAACATGGGGTGAAGGCAGAGCAAAGATGCTAAATAATGGAGAGCTTCTAACTCTATCACTTGATAAAATCTCAGGCTCAGGTTTTCAATCCAAGGATGAATATCTCTTTGGTAAAATAGACATGCAGCTCAAACTTGTCCCTGGCAATTCTGCTGGCACTGTCACTGCTTACTATGTAagtgtttttccttctttttttaccGGTCTAAATTATTTTTTAGCGTTGGCGTAACtagtaaagttgttgccatgtgatcGGTAAGTTATGGGTTCAAACAGTAAAAATAGCATCTTGCAAAAATGTAGGGTAATACTGCATATAATACACTCTTGTAGTCCGATTCTTCCCGAACCCAGCACATAGCGAAATTTTAGTGCACTGAGCTGTTTTTTTGGGTCTAAATCATTTCTTAACTAGCTAGATTATATGTTTATTGAGAGTTGAAATGGAAttgatatttttttgaatttattGCAGTTGTCATCGCAAGGACCAACACATGATGAGATAGATTTTGAATTCTTGGGAAATCTAAGTGGTGATCCTTATACTTTACATACTAATGTATTTAGCCAAGGCAAAGGCAACAGAGAGCAACAATTCCATCTTTGGTTTGACCCTACTGCTGATTTTCACACTTATTCCATCCTCTGGAATCCACAACGCATTATGTAAGTTACCAATTGTATTacatcgtattgttactttaaatataatatatgttttgattattacttaaattttattgtatcgtatcgtgaAGTTTGTCGTTTCATAGCAACTAAAAGTGTTACATGTGGTTGCATTGTTGCCTTATTTTTTCTCTCATTTTGTCattctttttattattaaataatcatacTTTATCCTTACCTCACCTTTTTATAGTAATAATTTACTTCCTACCCAACTTTTTCTTTATAGTATTCCAACTTTATTTTTCGTATTGTTGGTAAATGACATCCTGAAACGCCGTCAAACGAACAATCTATTCAAATATTGTATTCatcaaaataatacaaaataatacattatgaaacgatttGTAACGACCATCCAAACaaacagattttttttttcaaaatctttGACTTTCTTGGAAATAAATTTTGACTTAagattttcttgtttttttggttGAACAGATTTTATGTGGATGGAACACCAATTAGAGAATACAAAAATTCAGAATCAATTGGAGTATCATATCCTAAAAACCAACCAATGAGAATATACTCAAGTCTATGGAATGCAGATGATTGGGCTACAAGAGGTGGACTTATTAAAACTGATTGGAGTAAAGCACCCTTTAGTGCTTCCTATAGAAACTTCAAATCTGCAACTTCAACCTCTGCAGCCAACAGCAATTCATGGTTGAATGAAGAGTTGGATAATACAAGTCAAGAAAGGCTGAAATGGGTGCAGAAGAATTACATGGTTTATAATTATTGCAATGATTCCAAGAGATTCCCACAAGGATTTCCTGCAGATTGTGCTATATAACAGCTGAGACCCTGAAAAAGGATTATAGCGTATATTCTTTTATTTATAATCTCTATTGTAATGATTCTTTTATTGTTTTGTACCAAAGATGCATTAATTCTTGAAGATTAGAAACAGTTAGTATTGTACCAAATTCGTATAGACAATGGATATTGATTTATTCTTTTATAAGCATTAGTTGTTAACTTTGAGCGGCAAATATATGAGCTAGTCCACTCATGATAAGAGTATATTTGGGACTAAATTCAAGTGGaggataatttattttatttttcataattgagAAGCAATTCTGAACCAATCTACTAGTAATAAGGGTATGTCCGGAACCAATTTCAAAATAAGGGCAattattttactttaattttccATAATTTAATTAAAATGGAAATTGAAGAATCGACTTCTTGATATAGTCCTTTTTAGGTCGAGAAGAATACTGCATAAGAGATAACCATTGTACCACCAAACAGAATCATCTGAGCTTTAATAAAATCGGAATGATATTGTGGATATCCTCCTAAAGATTTGATTTATTTAGATTAACCGTACAAAAATGATTTATACTAGTGAATgttgttatgaaacaataaaagaagaagaagagtattgcagagcaaagtagagagagaattcttattgatgttgagatgaattacaatggaatagaaccctctattatAGGGAGAGATTGGCTTAGCCACCAagcaataaaccctagaatctctctaaatatagacattcaccttaaatagaattctatttataacactccctctTGAATGtatattcaacagataatgtgtctcgttaaaaccttaactaaataaaacccaatgggaaaaaaattctagagaaggaaaaagagtacacatatctaacaatacgccttttggttgcctcgttaaaaaccttgcaaggaaaacccaatgagaaaaaaccttgtaaggaaaaaagagtgcaacgcgcatcAACTCCCCATGATGAGAGCGTCAATTCACTTCTTTGAGTatttgcattccaatcttgtgcaccatcttcaaaacGATCTTTGGTAGAGACTTGATaaacaaatcaaccatattaacttgaatgaatatattgcatcttgaaatcatcattcttgatagagATGTAATATCTTCATAAACTTCCGTAAAATGGccttttcaatatctccatagaggtattctcgctatcacattatcatgcttatagttatagcaagatacatatatgcacaaattgcacttaggatgtggtacttcaagaccaagaattgtatatgctttaagcgacttaaatccttcatggattgtcatataagccatataatagactttagatgcatatcaagtttttatgtcatgctagacatataagatatcggaaactgattgcacataccattgactttatactttcaagtatttgaactacatgtccaaaactacatgtctttcatattaaaccaattctatttgaattgtgtatcctctatttggccaatatttttgtaTCTGTCTCGACAGCCTTAAGATTCCcatctatacttagcgctatgataaatgtcgtcgacgaacattttatatcagttccaataatttttcataaagacataacataaagatctcttcattcatatattcaggtacctgaatctctcatgagattttataaagtgttatgtcatgtgatcttctagatcacttacCTCCTTATTATGAACaatttgatcatttgctcatcttctttatcaagaagttctatttgaaaccgatttgtctatacgctttaagcgtaccataga
The Nicotiana sylvestris chromosome 11, ASM39365v2, whole genome shotgun sequence DNA segment above includes these coding regions:
- the LOC104218648 gene encoding xyloglucan endotransglucosylase protein 1-like — encoded protein: MSSFTSKLVLALIVSAFAVAIAGTFDDNFEITWGEGRAKMLNNGELLTLSLDKISGSGFQSKDEYLFGKIDMQLKLVPGNSAGTVTAYYLSSQGPTHDEIDFEFLGNLSGDPYTLHTNVFSQGKGNREQQFHLWFDPTADFHTYSILWNPQRIIFYVDGTPIREYKNSESIGVSYPKNQPMRIYSSLWNADDWATRGGLIKTDWSKAPFSASYRNFKSATSTSAANSNSWLNEELDNTSQERLKWVQKNYMVYNYCNDSKRFPQGFPADCAI